Genomic DNA from Nocardioides aquaticus:
GCGTCCAGGCCGGGGCCACCGCGACCGGTCGCGGCACCGCCCTGAGGGCCCAGCCCGTCGGTGTACGCCGCCCGACGCCGACCGAGAGCCGCAGCGAGGGCGAGGCGAAGGTCAGCCAGGTCGGCACGGCCACGCACTCGACCGGCTCGACCCGGACCTCGTCGAAGGAGTAGGTCGAGGCGACCAGGTCGGCGACGTCCTGACGCGGCGCGACCAGCACGCGGTTGCCGTCGGCGGTCTCGACCATGGCGTCGGCGAAGGCACCCAGCGGCGAGTGGCGCCAGTGCCCGACCACGACGCGGGTGCCCGACGTGCTGCCGACGCCGGTGATGGTGCCGGTGAAGGCCAGGCGCTGGGTGGGCCGCGGCGCGGGTCGCGGCGGGGTGGCGGTCACGGGCGGTCTCCTCGGGCTCCGGGCGCGGGCGCGCCGCGGACCATGGTGGACCACCCGCGGCCGCGCACGGCCCGGAGGGTCAGCCGCGGGAGACGCGCAGCATCTCCTCGCGCGGGACGACCTTGACCCGCTCGCGGCCGGCGGCCTCGCCCAGCCCGAGCTCGTGGGCGTCGAGGCGGGCCCAGCCCTCCCAGTCGGTGGCGTCGACGCCACGCTCGGCGAGGCGGACCAGCAGGTCGTCTGTTGCGGTCGGGGCGGGCAGCTTGTCGAGGTCGGCCAGCAGGTTCGTCACCGTCTCGTTGGCGTCCGACTTGGTGTGCCCGATCAGGCCGACGGGGCCGCGCTTGACCCAGCCGGTGGTGTAGACCCCGGTGACGGCGAACCCGTCCTCGTCGACGACACAGCCGGCGTCGTTGGGCAGCACGCCCCGGGACTCGTCGAAGGGCAGGCCGGGCAGGGCGCTGGAGCGGTAGCCGACGGCCCGGTAGACGGCCTGGACCGGGTGGTCGACGAACTCGCCGGTGCCGCGGGCGTTGCCGGTGCCGTCCATCTCGGTCTTCTCGGTGCGGATCCCGACGACGCGACCGTCCTCGCCGAGGACCTCGACCGGGTTCTGGCACATGTGGATGTGGATCCGGTGGGGTGCGCCGGTCGGCTCGGCCTCGAGGTACTTCAGCAGCGTGTCGACGACGAGCCGGGTGCCCTTGTTGCTGCTGATCCGGGACTGGCCGTCGTCGTCGATCTGGAAGCCCTCCTCCTCCACGAGCACGTCGATGCTCGGGGAGTGGGCGAGCTCGCGCAGCTCCATCGGCGAGAACTTGATCTCGGCCGGGCCGCGGCGGGCGAAGACGTGGACGTCGGTGGCCCGGTTGGCCTTCAGGCCCTGGTAGACGTTGTCGGCGACCTCGGTCGTGAGCTGCTCGTCGGCGGGCTTGGCGAGCATCCGGGCGACGTCGAGGGCGACGTTGCCGGCGCCGACGACGGCGACCTGCGCGGCGTCCAGCGGCCACTCGGTCGGGACGTCGGGGTGGCCGGCGTACCAGCTGACGAAGTCGGCCGCGCCGTGGCTGCCCTCGAGGTCGATCCCGGGGATGTCCAGCGTCCGGTCGGACATGGCGCCGGTGGAGAAGACGACCGCGTCGTAGAGCTCGCGCAGGTCGTCCAGGTCGATGTCGGTTCCGTAGTCGACGTTGCCGAGGAAGCGGATCCCGTCGCGGTCGAGCACCCGGCGCAGCGCCTTGATGATCTCCTTGATCCGCGGGTGGTCCGGCGCGACGCCGTAGCGGACCAGGCCGTACGGCGCGGGGAGCCGCTCGATCACGTCGACCCGGGCCTCGGGGTGCTCCTTGGTCAGGATGTCGGCGGCGTAGATCCCGGCGGGCCCGGCGCCGATCACGGCGACGCGGATGTTCCTCACGACTGGCTCACTCCTGGTGCGCTGGGGGGTGCGGTGCACACGAGCACCTCGAGGGTTCTCGACCTCCACAACGGTGCGCCCGCGCGCCGTGTTCCGGTAGCCGGACGTGACCTGT
This window encodes:
- a CDS encoding FAD-dependent oxidoreductase; its protein translation is MRNIRVAVIGAGPAGIYAADILTKEHPEARVDVIERLPAPYGLVRYGVAPDHPRIKEIIKALRRVLDRDGIRFLGNVDYGTDIDLDDLRELYDAVVFSTGAMSDRTLDIPGIDLEGSHGAADFVSWYAGHPDVPTEWPLDAAQVAVVGAGNVALDVARMLAKPADEQLTTEVADNVYQGLKANRATDVHVFARRGPAEIKFSPMELRELAHSPSIDVLVEEEGFQIDDDGQSRISSNKGTRLVVDTLLKYLEAEPTGAPHRIHIHMCQNPVEVLGEDGRVVGIRTEKTEMDGTGNARGTGEFVDHPVQAVYRAVGYRSSALPGLPFDESRGVLPNDAGCVVDEDGFAVTGVYTTGWVKRGPVGLIGHTKSDANETVTNLLADLDKLPAPTATDDLLVRLAERGVDATDWEGWARLDAHELGLGEAAGRERVKVVPREEMLRVSRG